The genomic region ACCACGGCGCCGAAAGCGTCCGGGACGCCCTGGTCACCACGGTCCAGACCCTGCCCGCCCACCTCCGAAGGTCCCTGACCTGGGACCAGGGAAGCGAGATGGGCGCTCACGGCGCCTTCACCATCGCCACCGCCGTCCCGGTCTACTTCTGCGACCCCGCCAGCCCCTGGCAACGAGGCTCGAACGAAAACACCAACGGCCTGCTCCGCCAGTACTTCCCCAAAGGCACCGACCTCGCCGTCCACCCCCGCGAACACCTCGACGCCGTCGCTGCTGAGCTGAACGGCCGCCCACGCAAAACGCTCGGCTGGGAAACCCCAGCCGAGCGCCTGCATAAACTACTCGCGGCCTGACCAACACGACCACGTGTTGCGACGATCCCTAGAAACCGCCGACTCAGGGGCGGGCCCTTCCCGGCCGGCTCAGTCCTTCGGCCTCTTCGGCCGCCAGACCACCAGTGCGCTCGTCTGCTGCACATCCTGGTACGGCACCAGATCACGCCGGTAGGAGGCGTGCACCTGGGCCTCGCGCTGCTGCATGGCCACGGCCGCGCCGTCCACCGCCGCCGAGAGCTCGGCGACGCGCTGCTGGAGCGCGGCGACCTGGTTCTCCAGCTCGATGATGCGCTTGATGCCCGCGAGGTTGATGCCCTCGTCCTGCGACAAC from Streptomyces sp. QL37 harbors:
- a CDS encoding helix-turn-helix domain-containing protein; translation: MDGRRRNPYQLTDESPVYVISIAAQLSGLHPQTLRQYDRLGLVSPDRTAGRGRRYSARDIELLRTVQQLSQDEGINLAGIKRIIELENQVAALQQRVAELSAAVDGAAVAMQQREAQVHASYRRDLVPYQDVQQTSALVVWRPKRPKD